ACACAGACGGAGCGACTGGCCGCCTACGACGTGGCCGAATCGACCGACGAGGAGATACCGGACGAGCGACCGTCGGCCAGTATCGAAGTCCGCGACGAAGGCGACGGCACTTACACGCTCGACGGGAGCGGTTCGACGGGGTTCGACGATTCGGTGACCTACCTCTGGGACGTCTACGACAACGACACTATCGACGACACTGGTTCGACGACGACCGTCGAGACGGACGGGTGCGGGTCGTTCACCGTCCGCCTGAAGATGTACGACGACGACTACCGCATCGACCAGACGCGCGTCCGGTGGGATGGAAGCAACTGGTCCGACGGCGACTCGGATTCGGACGGCGAGTAAAAACTAATTCGTCACTTCCGCCACCGAACTCCTTCTATCACGGCCCCGAACAGCGAGACGACGCCGAACAGTATCGAGAAGACCTGTTCGCCGAGTCCCGTTGGGAGGACGTACTTAGCCATCGCGACCACGAACCCGCCGTAGCGTTCCAAGAACGACCCATCCCGACCGCCGTCAGCGAGTTTTGCTTCGGGCGCAGTGGGTCGGTCCGCACTACCTTCGGCGCGCGCGCCGTCGCTCCACTCCACCGGCAGGCGGTCTGCCTCGTAGGGAAGCGACCCCGTCTCGACGGCCCAGACGACGGTGCCGCTCTCGTCCACTTCGACCACGCGGTCGTTGTAGGAGTCGGTGACGAGGGTGTGGCCGGAGGCGAGGCGGTCGGCGTCTCGCGGCCAGTTCAGCGTGCCGCTGCCGCCGAACTTCCAGACGACTTTGCCAGAGCGGTCGAACTCCACGATTCGGTCGCGCTCGCTGTCCGCCACGAGGAGGTGGCCGTTCGCGAGTCTGTCGGGGTTGTGCTGTTCGTAGAGTTTCTCGCCCTTGCCTGCGAACTGGTTCGGGCCGACTACTGGCTCGACGGTCACCGAGTCGTTCTCGACGTGCAGTTCGGCCACGGTGTCGAAGTTTCGCAGACTGATTTGGAAGACGCCCGGCCGAATCCGGTCCACGTCGTTGACGTGCGTCCAGTCGCTCTCCGGCCCCATGTCGGCGGGGCGGTCGTAGGTGTCGCTGGCGTTCCACTGCCAGACGATTTCCTTCTGACGATTGACTGCGAAGACACGGTCGTTGCCCATGTCCACCATGACCCAGCGGTCCTCTCCATCGACCGTGTAGTGGTCGGCGTCGTGGAGTTCGTGTTCGTGGAGTTCCACGTCGTACCACGCGTACTCCCACAGAATCTCGTTGTTCGACTGCTCGACGATTCGGAGACTGTTTCGCACGCAGTTTTCGAAGCCGTCGTTCTGGAAGCGGGCCGGACACTGTTCGTCGGGTACCTCCGTGGCGGTCGAGAGTTGGACCCTGTCTGGCCCGAGAGCCTCCACGTCGAACATATCGTCCGTCTTCGCGTACTCCCAGACGACGTCGCCGTCCGGGGTGACTTCGATGGCTCGACCCTCGTCGTGGTAGCCCTGCAAGGCGACGAGGGTGTTCGAGTCGGGTCGCTGGTCCGCGACCGTCACTCGTGGCTGGTCGGGGGCCGCGATGACGCCGACCGTGGTGACCAGTAGCGACGCGAGTGCGAAGCAGGCGAACAGTTTGGCACGTCGCTCGTGTCCGGACCCGAGCCACGCGGGGAGGGCCGATGTCACTGGTCGGCGGTAAGAGCTCTTACACGAAAATCGTTCGGTTTGCCGCTCACGAAAATCCACCGAATGTACGTACGAGAACGTATTTCACGGATGTTCGACCAAAAAGAGGGAGGAACGGCAGTTTCGGAGGACTACCGGCGAGTCGCCAGCAAGGCCGCGCCGACCAGCGCGACGAGTGCTGCGAGAGGACCGAATCCGGGGACTGTGCCACTACTACCGCTGTCCTCGGTGGTCGAGGCCGCGGTCGTCGTCTCGCCCACGTCTGTCGTGGTGTCGGTCACGCCAGTCGTCGTGGCGTTCGACTCCGACGTGGTCGTCTGTTGTGTCGTCGCCTGCATCTTCGCCAGTTGCACCGACTTCGTGATGTTCTTGCCGTTCACCGTGAACGGTTCGTCCTCGCTGGCGTCGAACTCGTCGTTCCCGTTCGAGTCGTCGTAGTACGTGACCGTGGCATTCTGGGCCGCCTTCGAGCGCGAGAGTTCGACCGTCTGGTACTCACTTTCGTACGGAGTCGAACCGTTCAGTTGCGACGAGGTGCCGATGACTGCACCGCTCTCGTTCGTCACGACGAGGAAGCCCGACTCGTCGGCGGGCAGGAGATGCTCGACGGTGAGTTGTTTCGGTTTGTTTCCGGTGAGGATCATCGAGATTGCTGGCACGTGGTCACGGAGCGTGAGCGTCGCCGTGCCGGTGCCACCGCTCTGGTCGGGGTTCACGTCCACGTCAAGCGCGTAGTCTTTCTCCTTCGAGGGGTTCTTCACGTCCTCGTAGGCGACGATGAGTTCGTCGCCGTCGCTGAGATTCAGGTCGCCCGTCGTGTTGATGACGAGCGTCTGGCCCTTCGCCGAAACGTTGGTGACGGTGTCGGTGGCGTCCACGTCCACTCCGTAACCGCCACCGTTGTTGCCGCGGTCCACTCCGAGTCGGACGACGTTTCCGGCGTCCACGGCACTGACGTTGGCGTCACCTTCGTAGGTCAGTTTCACGCTCGTGAACGTCGCATCGCTCGTGATGGGGATGCCCACTTCGTGGGTCGAAGTAGCGTTCGGACTCGACGGACTCGCATTCATGTGCGCACTCGACACTTCCCCCTGCATCGCCCCAGTCGTCGCCGTTTCGTTACTCGTTGCACCGATTGCCGTCGGCGCGGCGACGGACACGACGAGCGCCGCGACGAGCAGCAACACCTGTACGCGGAGGACGGTTCGCTTCATGTGTCACCACGATTAGGCTCCAAAACCCCTTATTATGGTCGTATTAAGCGATTGGAACGAACGTGAAACGGTGAGGAACGGTTCGAGTACGAGCGATAAAACTCCAAAAAAGGGTCGAGAACCGGGTGAGGCGGTTACGGCGCGTAGTAGTACTCGCCCTCTTTCTTCTGCTGGCGGTCGAGTTGACTGCCGGGCTTGTTGATGCGCGGGCGACCGACGTTCTCGTCGCGCCGGAACGTGATGTCGAGGTTCGACAGGAAGTCGTTCATGCCGTCGCGCATTCCCTTCGGTTGGCTGGCGTGACCGGCCACCGCGGGTTCGCCGTCGAAGACCATCAGGCGGTCCGCCAGCAGGTCTATCATGTAGATGTCGTGGTCGATGACCAACACGGTGGCGTCCTGCTGTTCGGCGAACCGACGGATGGCGCGGGTCGCGCGAACTCGTTGTTCCACGTCGAGGTACGCCGACGGTTCGTCCAGCAAGTAGAGGTCGGCGGACTTCGAGAGGCAAGCCGCAATGGCGACTCGCTGGCGCTCGCCGCCCGAGAGGTCGGTCAGGTTCTGCTCCATGATGCGTTCGAGTTGGAGCGGTTGGGCGATTTCGGTGTTCCAGTACGACGACCCGACTTGGTCCGTGATGGAGTGCAGGAACGAATCGGTTCGCATCGGCTGGTCGATTTCGATGTACTGGGGCTTGTAGGCGATGTCGAGTTCGAAGTCGAGGTCGCCCGAATCCGGTTCGAGTTTCCCCGCGAGCAACTTCGCAAAGGTCGATTTACCGATGCCGTTCGGACCGACGATTCCCAACACTTCGTTCTCACGAATCTTCCCGCCCTCTACGTCGAGCGCGAACTCGCCCGCGCCGTAGGACTTCGTGATGTCGGGGTACTCCACGAGCGTGTCGGCCCGCGTGACCTGCCGGGGCGCGTGTTCCTCGAACTCGATGGCCGAGGGGCGAATCCGCATGTTCTCGTTGTCGAGATACCCCTTGAGGTACTCGTTGATGCCGTTACGCACCGACTTTGGCGAAGTGACGACACCGTACGCGCCGGGTTCACCGTACGCGACGTGGAGGTTGTCCGCCACGAGGTCGAGAATCGCGAGGTCGTGTTCGACCACGAGCATCGACTTACCGTGTTCCTCGGCCATCTCCTGAACCAGTCGCGCCGCCGTGACCCGCTGGCTGATGTCGAGGTACGGCGTGATTTCGTCGATGAAGTAGAAGTCGGCGTCGCGGGCGAGACACGCCACGAGCGCGACTCGTTGGAGTTCTCCGCCGGAGAGGCTGTCGATGTCTTGGTCCACGA
The sequence above is a segment of the Halorussus halophilus genome. Coding sequences within it:
- a CDS encoding PGF-CTERM sorting domain-containing protein, with the translated sequence MKRTVLRVQVLLLVAALVVSVAAPTAIGATSNETATTGAMQGEVSSAHMNASPSSPNATSTHEVGIPITSDATFTSVKLTYEGDANVSAVDAGNVVRLGVDRGNNGGGYGVDVDATDTVTNVSAKGQTLVINTTGDLNLSDGDELIVAYEDVKNPSKEKDYALDVDVNPDQSGGTGTATLTLRDHVPAISMILTGNKPKQLTVEHLLPADESGFLVVTNESGAVIGTSSQLNGSTPYESEYQTVELSRSKAAQNATVTYYDDSNGNDEFDASEDEPFTVNGKNITKSVQLAKMQATTQQTTTSESNATTTGVTDTTTDVGETTTAASTTEDSGSSGTVPGFGPLAALVALVGAALLATRR
- a CDS encoding ribosome biogenesis/translation initiation ATPase RLI; the protein is MADDSIAVVDLERCSPDRCSYECKNYCPPNRTGKECITLRGEDADDGQPDQVHISEEICLGETCGICVEKCPFDAIEIINLPQELQEEPAHRYGENAFSLYGLPVPLEGQVTGILGPNGIGKTTAVKILAGELAPNLGEYADPPSWEEVLDTYRGTELQEYLETVKDGDVNVARKPQYVDKIPDQFSGPTSKLLENTDERGVMDDLLERLEIEHVVDQDIDSLSGGELQRVALVACLARDADFYFIDEITPYLDISQRVTAARLVQEMAEEHGKSMLVVEHDLAILDLVADNLHVAYGEPGAYGVVTSPKSVRNGINEYLKGYLDNENMRIRPSAIEFEEHAPRQVTRADTLVEYPDITKSYGAGEFALDVEGGKIRENEVLGIVGPNGIGKSTFAKLLAGKLEPDSGDLDFELDIAYKPQYIEIDQPMRTDSFLHSITDQVGSSYWNTEIAQPLQLERIMEQNLTDLSGGERQRVAIAACLSKSADLYLLDEPSAYLDVEQRVRATRAIRRFAEQQDATVLVIDHDIYMIDLLADRLMVFDGEPAVAGHASQPKGMRDGMNDFLSNLDITFRRDENVGRPRINKPGSQLDRQQKKEGEYYYAP